A window from Schistosoma haematobium chromosome 1, whole genome shotgun sequence encodes these proteins:
- a CDS encoding hypothetical protein (EggNog:ENOG410VCE9~COG:S), with amino-acid sequence MNFGGSSIKISSEDLKSIDAYEEYRRIVGDDDNGKLFTPKQYEAYKNKYLQLRSQNRIFVSWTNPNGVDCILAGPQSECFCQHRLIQHKTDFETIPTKRPIQLPCKHCRCLSFHVMPKFGSQIARCHCKHYATDHSVVTPYFCSKSDCSCNGFRTSMRCDCGIELHKHEMIMETAEERHNRGKPIGQTSPYQAMGGLTGFSSLAPGITRMDTSGAGKLLSEEEMNKSITSVDNPFLRSHAQGVFNYELTVNDTNGAERERHEVESQMRRPGESELDYYERRYQEREKGKYIRKPEQIRKF; translated from the exons ATGAATTTTGGGGGAAGTTCCATTAAAATTAGTAGCGAAGATCTTAAATCTATTGATGCATACGAAGAGTATAGACG AATTGTGGGCGATGATGACAATGGAAAACTTTTCACACCCAAGCAATATGAAGCTTACAAGAACAAATACTTACAATTG AGAAGTCAAAACAGAATTTTTGTGTCTTGGACAAATCCAAATGGAGTAGATTGCATACTTGCTGGTCCACAAAGTGAATGTTTCTGCCAACACCG GCTTATACAACATAAGACAGATTTCGAGACAATACCTACAAAACGTCCTATACAGTTACCATGTAAACATTGCAGATGTTTGAGTTTTCATGTGATGCCGAAATTCGGGAGCCAAATTGCACGATGTCATTGTAAACATTATGCGACCGATCACAGTGTG GTAACACCTTATTTTTGTTCAAAATCCGATTGCAGTTGTAATGGTTTCAGAACAAGTATGCGATGTGACTGTGGTATCGAGTTACATAAACATGAAATGATT ATGGAAACTGCCGAAGAACGTCATAATAGAGGTAAACCAATAGGTCAGACTTCACCATATCAAGCTATGGGTGGACTAACTGGATTTAGTTCACTTGCACCTGGTATAACACGTATGGATACAAGCGGTGCAGGCAAATTATTATCAGAGGAAGAAATGAATAAGTCAATTACATCTGTAGATAATCCATTTCTCCGTAGTCATGCACAAGGAGTTTTTAATTACGAGTTGACAGTTAATGATACGAACG GCGCTGAACGTGAACGTCATGAAGTTGAGTCACAGATGCGTCGTCCAGGAGAATCAGAATTAGATTATTATGAACGTCGTTATCAAGAAAGA GAAAAAGGCAAATACATCAGAAAACCTGAACAGATACGTAAATTTTAG
- a CDS encoding hypothetical protein (EggNog:ENOG410VCE9~COG:S), which produces MFLPTPVTPYFCSKSDCSCNGFRTSMRCDCGIELHKHEMIMETAEERHNRGKPIGQTSPYQAMGGLTGFSSLAPGITRMDTSGAGKLLSEEEMNKSITSVDNPFLRSHAQGVFNYELTVNDTNGAERERHEVESQMRRPGESELDYYERRYQERVSLSASYVEIRV; this is translated from the exons ATGTTTCTGCCAACACCG GTAACACCTTATTTTTGTTCAAAATCCGATTGCAGTTGTAATGGTTTCAGAACAAGTATGCGATGTGACTGTGGTATCGAGTTACATAAACATGAAATGATT ATGGAAACTGCCGAAGAACGTCATAATAGAGGTAAACCAATAGGTCAGACTTCACCATATCAAGCTATGGGTGGACTAACTGGATTTAGTTCACTTGCACCTGGTATAACACGTATGGATACAAGCGGTGCAGGCAAATTATTATCAGAGGAAGAAATGAATAAGTCAATTACATCTGTAGATAATCCATTTCTCCGTAGTCATGCACAAGGAGTTTTTAATTACGAGTTGACAGTTAATGATACGAACG GCGCTGAACGTGAACGTCATGAAGTTGAGTCACAGATGCGTCGTCCAGGAGAATCAGAATTAGATTATTATGAACGTCGTTATCAAGAAAGAGTAAGTCTATCTGCTAGTTATGTAGAAATACGAGTTTAA